A genomic segment from Danio aesculapii chromosome 17, fDanAes4.1, whole genome shotgun sequence encodes:
- the LOC130244076 gene encoding protein delta homolog 1, with protein sequence MSVFLRLGFCFLLLFCCAAPQGPECGAGCHRHHGFCEESGECRCRSGWRGAVCDQCVPSADCVHGWCESPGECICESGWSGARCDRDVRPCSSQPCSGDSRCVDAAGGRGHVCICTAKHCRTEETHCTVNGSLCQNGGSCVTTSSSSNTSSSSSNTSSSPSSSSCLCPSGFTGPLCELQSAVCKSSVCVNGGRCVRRGLSYRCVCARRFSRPSCERHRPRVTAPQQHHTALHKPLQTPGALASRSQLICFSVLALLTVLVILGSTAIVFFQRCEVWMANVRYRQLVAQQRELIQDQATVNIILPEKIKLSSYSRRYTSI encoded by the exons ATGAGTGTGTTTCTCCGGCTCGGGTTCTGCTTTCTGCTGCTCTTCTGCTGCGCTGCTCCTCAAG gtccaGAATGTGGAGCTGGATGTCACCGACACCACGGGTTCTGTGAGGAGTCTGGAgaatgcag gtgcagGTCTGGCTGGCGAGGTgcagtgtgtgatcagtgtgttCCCTCAGCTGACTGTGTTCACGGCTGGTGTGAATCTCCCGGCGAGTGTATCTGTGAGTCCGGCTGGAGCGGCGCACGCTGTGATCGAG ATGTTCGTCCGTGTTCATCACAGCCCTGCTCTGGAGACTCCAGATGTGTGGACGCTGCAGGAGGACGAGGACACGTCTGCATCTGCACTGCTAAACACTGCCGCACAGAGGAGACGCACTGCACAGTCAACGG ATCTCTCTGCCAGAATGGAGGCTCCTGTGTGACCACTAGCTCCTCCTCCAACACATCTAGCTCCTCCTCCAACACTAGCTCCTCCCCCAGCTCCTCCTCCTGCCTCTGTCCGTCTGGGTTCACCGGTCCTCTCTGTGAGCTCCAGTCTGCCGTGTGTAagtccagtgtgtgtgtgaacggtgGGCGCTGCGTCCGGCGTGGTCTCtcctacaggtgtgtgtgtgcgcgccgcTTCAGCAGGCCGTCCTGTGAGCGGCACAGGCCCAGAGTAACGGCGCCGCAGCAGCACCACACGGCGCTCCACAAGCCGCTGCAGACCCCCGGCGCTCTGGCGTCCCGCAGCCAGCTCATCTGCTTCTCTGTCCTGGCTCTCCTCACGGTCCTCGTAATCCTGGGCTCCACCGCCATCGTCTTCTTCCAGCGCTGCGAGGTCTGGATGGCCAACGTGAGGTACAGGCAGCTGGTGGCGCAGCAGAGAGAGCTGATCCAGGACCAGGCCACGGTGAACATCATCCTGCCCGAGAAGATCAAGCTGAGCAGCTACAGCAGACGCTACACCTCCATCTGA
- the dio3a gene encoding iodothyronine deiodinase 3a: protein MNTAGRALKNALVCLLILPRFLVAAFMLWCLDFLCVRKRVLVHLQERAEEDEEDAEEEEEPLCISDSSRMFSWESLKAVFHGHKLDYMKSARLGHAAPDSEVFPLAEPRRGRVLEFARGHRPLVLSFGSCSUPPFMRRLKAFRRLVLRYADVADALLVYIEEAHPSDGWRSSDAPHQIRRHRSLEERLSAARLLEREAPGCAVVADGMENAANSAYGAYFDRLYIVQDGKVVYQGGRGPEGFRISELRHWLDGYRERLRDAVIPV from the coding sequence ATGAACACCGCCGGCAGGGCGCTGAAGAACGCGCTCGTGTGTCTGCTCATTCTCCCGCGGTTTCTGGTCGCCGCCTTCATGCTGTGGTGTCTGGATTTCCTGTGCGTGCGGAAGAGAGTTCTGGTCCACCTGCAGGAGCGCGCGGAGGAGGACGAGGAGGACgcggaggaggaagaggagccGCTCTGCATCTCCGACAGCAGCCGCATGTTTAGCTGGGAGTCTCTGAAAGCCGTGTTTCACGGACACAAGCTGGACTATATGAAGAGCGCGCGCCTCGGACACGCGGCGCCAGACAGCGAGGTGTTCCCGCTGGCGGAGCCCAGGCGCGGGCGCGTGCTGGAGTTCGCGCGCGGTCACCGACCGCTGGTACTGAGCTTCGGGAGCTGCAGCTGACCGCCGTTCATGAGGCGTCTGAAGGCGTTCCGGAGGCTCGTGCTGCGCTACGCGGACGTGGCGGACGCGCTGCTGGTCTACATCGAGGAGGCGCACCCGAGCGACGGCTGGCGGAGTTCCGACGCGCCGCACCAGATCCGCCGCCACCGCAGTCTGGAGGAGCGGCTGAGCGCGGCGCGGCTGTTGGAGCGCGAGGCCCCGGGCTGCGCGGTGGTGGCGGACGGCATGGAGAACGCGGCCAACAGCGCGTACGGAGCTTACTTCGACAGACTGTACATCGTGCAGGACGGGAAGGTGGTGTACCAGGGCGGCCGCGGACCGGAGGGGTTCCGCATCTCCGAGCTCCGACACTGGCTGGACGGGTACCGCGAGCGGCTGCGTGACGCCGTCATCCCGGTGTAA